A genomic region of Halomonas aestuarii contains the following coding sequences:
- a CDS encoding asparagine synthase-related protein has product MAGETRHQPLHALGESFEHFFSLRDIRIWHSLDDCDVVPVPGADADIVALGHLYNPFSGHVGRDALQVLATCWCQGLDAFFAAASELSGRFVLLVSEAGKGLRVVPDACASLPVAYALDDRRLVLSSHAYFIGTMLSLPDDPTVKRLLASRFYHLGIRHCPADLTEVDGVRLLTPNVSLRHNTDTLKLHRFYPTSQRVERPVEEVVEAVASALCASIDCLTRYERPVTCALSGGVDSRVSLAATVQHRDAIRFFTFSGDHKRNRDATCTRALARRLSLTFEDIEILRPTPEDAFRHCYLQLQGRTRAPNAGTVLFRKQHFGTFKGFEIRSCISEIARSFMRRKFHIRRLPMTPHAMVPLYKRVPFMLSWHRLIARAFDDWSRRTEFDRVERCGFDWLDFYYWEVRVGTWQSQVLQDSDYYCSPTVIFNNRTLLNMMLSVPEPYRASDELQRMIISRLDPAVMQLPMVKNFGRKAAIREFLESSYLRAYMPIFG; this is encoded by the coding sequence GTGGCAGGCGAAACGCGTCATCAGCCCCTCCATGCACTGGGCGAGAGTTTTGAGCATTTTTTCTCCCTTCGCGATATCCGCATCTGGCACAGCCTCGACGACTGTGACGTCGTACCGGTGCCCGGAGCGGATGCGGATATTGTCGCACTGGGACATCTCTACAACCCGTTCAGCGGCCATGTCGGCAGAGACGCCCTGCAGGTATTGGCGACGTGCTGGTGCCAGGGTCTCGACGCCTTCTTCGCAGCCGCAAGTGAGCTCAGCGGACGTTTCGTTCTTCTGGTGAGTGAGGCGGGGAAGGGGCTTCGCGTGGTGCCGGATGCCTGCGCGTCGCTGCCGGTCGCCTACGCCCTGGATGACAGGCGGCTGGTGCTGAGTTCGCATGCCTACTTCATCGGGACCATGCTGTCCCTGCCCGACGACCCCACAGTGAAACGTCTCCTCGCGTCAAGGTTCTACCATCTCGGCATCCGGCACTGTCCCGCTGACCTGACGGAAGTCGATGGCGTCAGGCTGCTGACCCCCAACGTGAGCCTTCGTCACAACACCGATACCCTGAAACTTCACCGTTTCTATCCAACAAGCCAGAGGGTAGAGCGTCCCGTTGAGGAGGTTGTCGAGGCCGTGGCATCTGCCCTGTGTGCTTCCATTGACTGCCTGACCCGATACGAGCGGCCCGTGACCTGCGCGCTGAGTGGTGGCGTCGACAGCCGAGTCAGTCTCGCTGCCACGGTGCAGCACAGGGATGCGATCCGGTTCTTCACGTTCTCGGGCGACCACAAGAGAAACCGTGATGCGACCTGCACGCGAGCCCTCGCTCGCCGATTATCCCTCACCTTTGAGGACATCGAAATCCTACGCCCCACCCCCGAGGATGCTTTTCGGCATTGCTACCTTCAGCTTCAGGGAAGGACCCGAGCGCCCAACGCCGGGACCGTGCTCTTCAGGAAACAGCATTTCGGCACCTTTAAGGGATTCGAGATACGTTCCTGCATTTCCGAGATCGCCAGGAGCTTCATGAGAAGGAAGTTCCACATTCGCCGCCTTCCCATGACCCCCCATGCCATGGTGCCGCTCTACAAGCGGGTGCCCTTCATGCTGTCCTGGCATCGCCTGATCGCCCGAGCATTTGATGACTGGTCTCGCCGTACCGAGTTCGATCGGGTCGAGCGGTGCGGATTTGACTGGCTGGACTTCTATTACTGGGAGGTGCGTGTCGGAACCTGGCAGTCACAGGTCCTGCAGGATTCGGATTACTACTGCAGCCCCACGGTCATCTTCAACAACAGGACACTGCTCAATATGATGCTGTCCGTGCCGGAACCGTATCGAGCGAGTGACGAGCTTCAGCGAATGATCATCAGCCGGCTGGATCCAGCCGTCATGCAACTGCCCATGGTCAAGAATTTTGGAAGAAAGGCGGCGATACGTGAGTTCCTCGAATCCTCCTACCTGAGGGCCTACATGCCGATCTTCGGCTGA
- a CDS encoding glycosyltransferase family 2 protein, giving the protein MPVFSVVMPVYNKVATLSSSLTCLYRQTCRHFEIIAVDDGSTDGSLEILKEAEIRGRLRLLQRDEPGPGGYAARNLGAEHSRGEWLVFFDADDLVLFDHLSRFANAIQAHPGLDLFVNGYQKIERDQRLPRVGLRAEGVMSRRAALSAFARCDFIHMNGACMRRDRFLGLGGFPIGRYRRGGDVYFWLKTLCELDAIHYDPAVTSLWQLQHSGVTRDLGNLRDGHPVADLLAEYSERLCWSERRQLHAAINRKVLSWAVEKKRHGQSVKSDLGALRWDGMRARTLYHLLSLILPDTFFTHMHSPSRRVASGAGKEER; this is encoded by the coding sequence ATGCCGGTGTTTTCCGTTGTCATGCCCGTCTACAACAAGGTGGCGACCCTGTCGTCCTCCCTGACGTGTCTCTACCGTCAGACGTGCCGTCATTTCGAGATCATCGCCGTCGATGACGGCTCCACCGATGGCTCACTCGAGATCTTGAAGGAGGCCGAGATCCGGGGGCGGCTGCGGCTACTACAGCGCGACGAACCGGGCCCCGGTGGCTATGCCGCTCGCAACCTTGGCGCCGAGCATTCCCGGGGCGAGTGGCTGGTATTCTTCGATGCCGATGACCTGGTGCTGTTCGATCACCTGTCGCGGTTTGCCAATGCCATCCAAGCCCATCCCGGCCTGGATCTCTTCGTGAATGGCTATCAGAAGATCGAGAGGGATCAGCGACTGCCCCGCGTGGGGCTGCGGGCCGAAGGCGTCATGTCGCGACGAGCTGCCCTGAGCGCATTCGCGCGGTGTGACTTCATACACATGAATGGTGCCTGCATGCGTCGTGATCGCTTCCTGGGACTGGGTGGCTTTCCTATTGGTCGCTATCGGCGGGGAGGAGACGTCTACTTCTGGCTGAAGACGCTGTGCGAACTCGATGCCATCCATTATGATCCCGCGGTGACCAGCCTATGGCAACTGCAGCACAGCGGCGTCACTCGGGACCTGGGCAATCTGCGTGATGGCCATCCCGTGGCAGATCTGCTGGCAGAGTACTCCGAGCGTCTTTGCTGGAGCGAGCGACGTCAGTTGCATGCCGCGATCAATCGCAAGGTGCTTTCCTGGGCGGTGGAGAAGAAGCGTCATGGCCAGTCCGTGAAGTCGGATCTCGGCGCCCTGCGTTGGGACGGTATGCGGGCCCGAACCCTTTACCACCTGCTCTCGCTGATACTGCCTGACACGTTCTTTACCCACATGCATTCCCCTTCGCGGCGAGTGGCCTCGGGAGCGGGAAAGGAGGAACGATGA
- a CDS encoding ABC transporter ATP-binding protein, translated as MLRDLRELYSLLTRQQRRRLMILQVLVVLMAFAELASVVAIGPFMAVVGDMGRLEGDGLLAMAFERSGMESPTAFLTLLGGLVLAVLLVSALISTYTTWRLSLYSAQVGAELASRLYSYYLHQPWLFHAGVNTSRLMNKVAREVQRTTTKIINPLMQLNARMMTVFVLVMAILSYNPMVAITGVLIFGSSYLLLYKTVRRFLVSNGRRVSRAQARQFRLMNEGFGGIKDLLLLHRQENFTSRFDKASNSLARGQGITQGLSDAPRYAIELVAFAAVILLVLHLLNHYQGNLGAILPALSIYALAGFKLLPAFQKIYSSVSRIRGNLSAYESIRGDLLASRDGFPSMEVSKGDVVPLIPQHTIALNNVFFDYPGKKESALNGLSLVIPANKIVGLVGASGSGKSTTVDLLLGLIQPQQGEVIIDNIPLKSDTLRNWQASVGFVPQQIFLSDATILENVGFGLSREQIDESRVMEALRLAQLDELVEKMPEGVETSIGERGVRLSGGQRQRIGIARALYQQARVLVFDEATSALDGITEQRVMNDIHRLAGQRTIVLIAHRLTTVKDCDVIYMLDAGKVTDAGTYKELVSRNTTFRMMANL; from the coding sequence ATGTTAAGGGACCTGCGCGAACTCTACTCGCTGCTCACCCGCCAGCAGCGCCGACGCCTGATGATCCTACAGGTACTAGTAGTCCTCATGGCCTTCGCCGAACTGGCCAGTGTCGTCGCCATCGGCCCCTTCATGGCGGTGGTCGGTGACATGGGCCGGCTGGAGGGCGATGGGCTGCTGGCCATGGCCTTCGAGCGCAGCGGCATGGAGAGTCCCACGGCCTTTCTCACCTTGCTGGGCGGTCTGGTGCTCGCCGTCCTGCTGGTCTCGGCCCTCATCTCTACCTACACCACCTGGCGGCTGTCGCTCTACAGTGCCCAGGTAGGGGCAGAACTTGCGAGTCGACTATACAGCTACTATTTGCACCAGCCATGGCTTTTTCATGCCGGCGTGAATACCAGTCGGTTGATGAACAAGGTGGCCAGAGAAGTTCAGCGCACGACCACCAAGATCATAAACCCTTTGATGCAACTGAATGCAAGGATGATGACTGTCTTCGTGCTTGTCATGGCGATCCTTTCCTATAACCCTATGGTGGCTATCACGGGGGTGTTGATTTTCGGAAGCTCATATCTATTGCTATACAAGACAGTGAGACGTTTTCTGGTCTCGAATGGGAGGAGAGTATCACGGGCTCAGGCGAGACAGTTCAGATTGATGAACGAGGGCTTTGGAGGGATCAAGGACCTGCTGCTGTTGCATCGTCAGGAGAACTTTACCTCTCGGTTCGACAAGGCCAGTAATAGCTTGGCTCGCGGCCAGGGAATCACCCAGGGGCTAAGCGATGCACCCCGATATGCGATCGAGCTCGTGGCCTTTGCCGCTGTAATCCTGCTGGTACTTCACTTGCTGAATCATTACCAGGGTAATCTGGGAGCCATCCTTCCAGCCTTGTCGATTTATGCACTAGCAGGGTTCAAACTGTTGCCGGCATTCCAGAAAATCTATTCCTCCGTGTCGCGGATACGTGGCAATCTGTCAGCCTATGAAAGTATCCGTGGGGATCTGTTGGCTAGTCGTGACGGTTTTCCCAGCATGGAGGTGAGTAAAGGGGATGTAGTGCCCTTGATACCTCAGCACACAATCGCTCTGAATAATGTGTTTTTCGATTATCCTGGAAAGAAAGAGTCGGCTTTGAACGGCTTATCACTGGTTATTCCAGCCAACAAGATAGTAGGACTGGTTGGAGCTTCAGGAAGCGGAAAAAGTACGACGGTAGATCTTCTGCTGGGGCTGATACAACCGCAACAGGGTGAAGTCATTATTGATAATATTCCACTGAAGAGCGACACCCTGAGAAACTGGCAGGCAAGTGTTGGCTTCGTTCCCCAGCAGATATTTCTTTCCGATGCCACCATACTCGAAAATGTCGGTTTCGGCTTGTCAAGGGAACAGATTGATGAAAGTAGGGTAATGGAGGCACTTCGGCTGGCACAACTTGATGAATTGGTTGAGAAGATGCCCGAGGGGGTCGAGACTAGTATCGGTGAGCGCGGGGTGCGGCTCTCGGGAGGCCAGCGCCAGCGGATCGGCATAGCGCGCGCGCTCTATCAGCAGGCACGCGTACTGGTCTTCGACGAGGCCACCAGCGCCCTGGACGGCATCACCGAACAGCGTGTCATGAATGATATCCACCGTCTGGCGGGGCAGCGCACTATCGTGCTGATCGCCCATCGCCTCACCACCGTGAAGGACTGCGACGTCATCTACATGCTCGATGCCGGCAAGGTGACCGATGCCGGGACCTACAAGGAGCTGGTGAGTCGCAACACCACTTTCCGGATGATGGCCAACCTGTAG
- the tagD gene encoding glycerol-3-phosphate cytidylyltransferase, translated as MSRPVITYGTFDMFHIGHLNLLRRIASLGDRLIVAVSTDEFNAGKGKRTLIPFEQRAEIVRSIRFVDEVIPETNWEQKIDDVKRYAVSTFAIGDDWKGHFDFLTPHCKVVYLPRTEGVSTTELKRSLNRFSSVSREDVLHAFDVLEQLRKDFG; from the coding sequence ATGAGTCGGCCCGTGATTACCTATGGCACCTTCGACATGTTTCATATCGGTCACCTGAACCTGCTGCGCCGCATCGCCAGCCTGGGCGACCGGCTGATCGTGGCCGTGTCCACGGATGAGTTCAACGCCGGAAAGGGGAAGCGTACCTTGATCCCCTTCGAGCAGCGTGCAGAGATCGTGCGGTCGATCCGCTTCGTCGACGAGGTCATTCCCGAGACGAATTGGGAACAGAAAATCGACGACGTGAAGCGATATGCGGTGAGCACTTTCGCCATCGGGGACGACTGGAAGGGGCACTTCGACTTTCTCACCCCGCACTGCAAGGTGGTCTACCTTCCGCGCACGGAGGGGGTATCGACGACCGAGCTCAAGCGCTCGCTGAACCGGTTCAGCAGCGTGTCCCGCGAGGATGTCCTTCATGCCTTCGATGTCCTGGAACAGCTACGCAAGGACTTCGGGTGA
- a CDS encoding glycosyltransferase family 2 protein, whose translation MNSTTVSVIIPAYNVSPYVQEALHSLSRQDVLPDEVIIIDDGSLDDTLAVIQAFPHPYPVRILSTGNQGQGAARNLGISLSSGDYIYFFDADDMLSTGFVGAMKGIVEENAFPDIVFFSGEIFCDEAAEGLFSMDYRRGFNGTYHSPLELLRAFGEAGRISCSPCLYLSRRSLWVDTPLAFIEHYHEDEHILYPLILSAGSYHVTDDLYFFRRVRHGSTVTQAKSVRHILGYRDTIRSLLQLHRDLPDPEIKRFIRYRAVHFMKKYVFHATRNGIAMDARFLSSTLLGFRSAELFAYVIYRGGGALSRNVIRRVLGEQAGVEASG comes from the coding sequence ATGAATAGCACCACGGTCAGTGTAATCATCCCAGCGTATAACGTGTCCCCCTATGTTCAGGAGGCACTGCACTCCCTTTCTCGTCAGGACGTGCTTCCGGATGAAGTGATCATCATCGACGACGGCAGCCTCGATGATACCCTGGCCGTTATTCAGGCGTTTCCGCACCCTTATCCCGTCAGGATCCTGTCGACAGGAAACCAGGGACAGGGAGCCGCACGAAACCTGGGGATCTCCCTGTCCAGCGGCGACTATATCTATTTTTTCGATGCGGATGACATGCTGTCAACGGGGTTTGTCGGAGCGATGAAGGGCATCGTCGAGGAGAACGCCTTCCCCGATATCGTCTTCTTCTCCGGGGAGATCTTCTGTGATGAGGCGGCCGAAGGCCTCTTCAGCATGGACTACCGCAGGGGTTTCAACGGCACCTATCACTCCCCGCTGGAGCTGCTTCGTGCCTTTGGTGAAGCGGGGAGGATCTCGTGCAGTCCTTGCCTGTATCTCTCGAGGCGCTCCCTTTGGGTGGATACCCCGCTAGCGTTCATCGAGCACTACCACGAGGACGAGCATATCCTGTACCCCTTGATCCTCTCTGCCGGGTCTTACCATGTCACGGACGACCTTTATTTCTTCCGTCGAGTGCGACATGGCTCCACGGTGACGCAGGCAAAGAGTGTCCGACATATCCTAGGATACCGCGACACCATTCGCTCACTGCTGCAACTGCATCGTGACCTTCCGGATCCCGAGATAAAAAGGTTCATCAGGTACCGGGCGGTTCACTTCATGAAGAAGTATGTCTTTCATGCCACCAGGAACGGTATCGCCATGGATGCACGATTCCTGAGCTCGACCCTCCTGGGGTTTCGCAGTGCCGAGCTCTTTGCCTATGTGATCTATCGCGGTGGCGGTGCCCTGTCACGCAACGTGATCAGAAGAGTCCTGGGCGAGCAGGCCGGCGTCGAGGCCTCTGGGTGA
- a CDS encoding polysaccharide biosynthesis protein produces MADGLLVAGCLLLAMMLLGEREVLLGTTGAILVGVTALTTVLILEVMGVYRIVLRFMNQYMALTLAMGLLLSMINLLVLNLLLGQPLSLNVLPLFALLVLLSVEGLRLILRELYQWSRTPQRQPVVIYGAGAAGCELARALQHGGRYRPRAFVDDWRGLQGSLVEGLPVHHPDELESLIQRLGLELVLLAIPSAPRCRRRVILEQLARLSIPVQTIPGSQDLVSGRASVNDTCNVEVEDLLGREPVSVFAELTGADIRDKVVMVTGAGGSIGGELCRQILRQGPSLLVLVDNSEYALYVIDQELQDLVRSSASQARVKAQLVSIQRGDRMREVMASFGVQTLYHAAAYKHVPLVEANLVEGIRNNVFGTLGLALAAVEENVETFVMVSTDKAVRPTNVMGATKRLTELICQALAARKPSSTRFCMVRFGNVLGSSGSVVPLFRRQIERGGPVEVTHPDITRYFMTIPEAAQLVLQAGAMASGGEVFVLDMGEPVRIADLAANMIRLSGLEVKDDTHPEGDIEIVYTGLRPGEKLFEELLIGDDVLATGHPRIMTSHEVAWEWSALEGFLEELYEAMQHSRHLRILQLLLEAPLDYRPDGHVVDPAWQARHGRIYGTLASAGADSTQATVARLGLQASKSI; encoded by the coding sequence ATGGCGGATGGGCTGCTGGTAGCTGGCTGCCTGCTGCTCGCCATGATGCTGCTCGGCGAGCGGGAGGTGCTGCTGGGGACGACAGGCGCCATCCTGGTGGGTGTTACGGCATTGACCACCGTACTGATTCTCGAGGTCATGGGGGTCTACCGCATCGTGTTGCGATTCATGAACCAGTACATGGCGCTGACCCTGGCCATGGGGCTGCTGCTCTCGATGATCAACCTGCTGGTGCTGAACCTGCTGCTTGGTCAGCCGCTTTCCCTCAATGTCCTGCCCCTCTTTGCCCTGCTGGTATTGCTCTCCGTGGAGGGGTTACGTCTGATCCTTCGTGAACTGTACCAGTGGAGTCGCACACCCCAGCGACAGCCGGTGGTGATCTACGGTGCTGGGGCGGCGGGGTGTGAGCTGGCAAGAGCCCTCCAGCACGGTGGCCGCTACCGTCCCCGGGCCTTCGTCGATGACTGGAGGGGGCTGCAGGGCTCGCTGGTGGAAGGGTTGCCGGTCCATCATCCGGACGAGCTGGAATCGCTGATACAGCGTCTGGGCCTAGAGCTTGTGCTGCTGGCGATTCCCAGCGCGCCACGCTGCCGGCGACGGGTGATCCTCGAGCAGCTTGCCCGGTTGTCGATCCCGGTGCAGACCATTCCCGGCTCACAGGACCTGGTGTCCGGACGTGCCAGTGTCAACGACACCTGCAACGTGGAGGTGGAGGACCTGCTGGGGAGGGAGCCGGTGTCGGTGTTTGCGGAACTGACGGGCGCGGACATACGCGACAAGGTGGTCATGGTGACGGGAGCTGGAGGCTCCATCGGTGGCGAACTGTGTCGCCAGATCCTTCGGCAGGGCCCCTCGTTGCTGGTGCTGGTCGATAACAGCGAATACGCCCTTTACGTCATCGATCAGGAGTTGCAGGACCTGGTGCGGTCCAGTGCCAGCCAGGCCCGCGTGAAGGCGCAGCTGGTATCGATCCAGCGTGGAGATCGGATGCGCGAGGTCATGGCCAGCTTTGGCGTGCAGACGCTCTACCATGCGGCCGCCTACAAGCATGTGCCCCTGGTGGAGGCCAACCTGGTGGAGGGGATCCGCAACAATGTCTTCGGGACCCTGGGACTTGCGCTGGCCGCGGTGGAGGAGAACGTCGAGACCTTCGTGATGGTCTCCACCGACAAGGCCGTTCGGCCCACCAACGTGATGGGCGCCACCAAGCGGCTGACCGAGCTGATCTGCCAGGCCCTGGCGGCCCGAAAGCCATCCTCGACGCGCTTCTGCATGGTGCGTTTCGGCAATGTGCTGGGATCGAGCGGTTCCGTGGTGCCGCTGTTCCGACGCCAGATCGAGCGCGGCGGGCCTGTCGAGGTCACGCACCCCGATATCACGCGCTACTTCATGACCATTCCCGAGGCGGCCCAGTTGGTGCTCCAGGCCGGTGCGATGGCCAGCGGAGGCGAGGTCTTCGTGCTCGACATGGGCGAGCCGGTTCGCATTGCCGACCTGGCAGCCAACATGATCCGGCTCTCGGGGCTAGAGGTGAAGGACGACACCCACCCGGAGGGTGACATCGAGATCGTCTACACCGGCCTGAGGCCGGGTGAGAAGCTCTTCGAGGAGCTGCTGATCGGTGACGACGTGCTGGCCACCGGACACCCGCGCATCATGACCTCACATGAGGTGGCCTGGGAGTGGTCTGCCCTGGAAGGCTTCCTGGAGGAGCTGTACGAGGCTATGCAGCATTCCCGCCACCTGCGCATCCTGCAGCTCCTGCTCGAGGCTCCTCTGGACTACCGGCCAGATGGCCACGTGGTGGATCCGGCCTGGCAGGCTCGGCATGGCCGGATCTACGGCACGCTGGCATCGGCGGGAGCCGACTCGACTCAGGCGACGGTGGCGCGTCTCGGGCTCCAGGCCTCCAAGTCGATATGA
- a CDS encoding sugar-transfer associated ATP-grasp domain-containing protein: protein MLLSIYRRWAEKQRMGLAPPMTPSGIYDYLKIYRLRVRGCKRVLVNGKSYDATLLFRNKLYLNSLLSYSGMPVCEDLGLIEAGKVRQLDGKAVEFADRLLAGGGGLFVKPVMGTGGRRCALIRSSDDPRVSSYLSSTGPYLLQRPLEQHEAMSALYPGAINTVRVVTVLQGRGDPIPYCAVLRIGCDGSMVDNWSSGGLVANLDVESGRVISPGFRKKPFDLVEYHPDTGQRIEGFEVPRLQQMLDFATRAHRLFPFAPSLGWDLACEASGVVILEVNHDWGANVHRIFDRAFDRHFLSAVGRA, encoded by the coding sequence ATGCTGCTGTCGATATACCGAAGATGGGCGGAAAAGCAACGTATGGGGTTGGCCCCACCCATGACGCCTTCCGGCATTTATGACTATCTGAAGATTTACCGCCTCCGGGTGCGCGGCTGCAAGAGAGTGTTGGTGAATGGGAAATCCTATGACGCCACCTTGTTGTTTCGCAACAAGCTGTACTTGAATTCACTCCTTTCGTATTCCGGCATGCCGGTATGTGAAGACCTGGGGCTTATCGAAGCGGGCAAGGTACGTCAATTGGACGGGAAGGCGGTGGAGTTCGCCGATCGTCTTCTGGCCGGAGGGGGAGGCCTCTTCGTCAAACCCGTCATGGGTACCGGCGGAAGACGATGTGCGCTGATCCGCAGCTCGGACGACCCTAGGGTGTCCTCATACCTGTCCTCTACCGGTCCCTATCTGCTCCAGAGGCCCCTGGAGCAGCATGAGGCGATGAGCGCCCTGTATCCCGGGGCGATCAATACGGTCAGGGTCGTCACGGTGTTGCAAGGACGGGGTGACCCGATACCCTACTGTGCCGTCCTGCGCATCGGCTGTGACGGTTCCATGGTCGACAACTGGTCGTCAGGCGGATTGGTGGCCAACCTCGATGTCGAATCCGGCCGGGTGATATCGCCGGGCTTCAGGAAGAAGCCCTTTGATCTCGTCGAGTATCATCCGGATACTGGACAAAGAATCGAGGGGTTCGAGGTGCCTCGCCTTCAACAGATGTTGGACTTTGCGACCCGTGCTCACCGCCTGTTTCCTTTCGCCCCCTCGCTCGGATGGGACCTTGCCTGTGAGGCCTCGGGCGTGGTGATCCTCGAGGTGAATCATGACTGGGGAGCTAATGTCCATCGGATCTTCGACAGGGCCTTCGACCGACACTTCCTGTCTGCTGTTGGGAGAGCGTGA
- a CDS encoding TerB family tellurite resistance protein, with amino-acid sequence MIDSIQRFFNDMMAAGDRPDEPAISLELATAALLVEVVLADYHLDDSELALLRELLQRRFDLKDTALEELIRLAREEAETAVDHYRFVSLVKEHFDYDQRCELVRMMWSLSLADGEKHHLEEHRIRRLAELLHVSHGDFIRAKLAEEAPGE; translated from the coding sequence ATGATCGATTCCATACAGCGCTTCTTCAACGACATGATGGCGGCGGGCGATCGTCCCGATGAGCCGGCGATCTCGCTGGAGCTGGCCACGGCGGCCCTGCTCGTCGAGGTGGTGCTGGCGGATTACCACCTCGACGACAGCGAACTGGCCCTGCTGCGAGAACTGCTGCAGCGGCGTTTCGACCTGAAGGACACCGCCCTGGAAGAGCTGATCCGCCTGGCGCGGGAGGAGGCCGAGACGGCGGTGGACCACTATCGGTTCGTCAGCCTGGTGAAGGAGCACTTCGACTACGACCAGCGCTGCGAACTGGTGCGCATGATGTGGTCGCTGTCGCTGGCCGACGGCGAGAAGCATCATCTCGAGGAGCACCGCATCCGGCGCCTGGCCGAGCTGCTTCACGTCAGCCACGGCGATTTCATCCGCGCCAAGCTGGCGGAGGAGGCGCCAGGCGAGTGA
- a CDS encoding CDP-glycerol glycerophosphotransferase family protein: MRSYLLRLMHQLAWLPLCLPALLWPRDTRLWVFGAWHGRQYADNACHLYRHVRDHEPALRAVWLSHDAGVVRQARQEGGEAAMAYSLQGILLSLRAGRVLVTHSAEDVNSHASLGAELVNLTHGTPLKCMGRDARSQRIGRLTAFFDRHLKRLLPGKRPASCVLVASAVGRERMTSAYGLDPSRVIALGYPRWDAFHTDARALLLRHGIEARSHAGILLYAPTVRMQGQGTLDLAQEGGLAALQVWLERERLLLLVRGHVSLCMRGLDELTQGSSCIREVPVASFPDVNALLPAVDVLITDYSSVMYDYACLERPIVLMAPDLETYLNQDVGIYGNYVDDAPGPVITHWSQLPAAWAELQAGLHAGRLKAFVDRHAALYDSEVCSRIVACLDERDAQPSSEAI; this comes from the coding sequence GTGAGATCCTATCTGTTGCGTCTGATGCATCAACTCGCCTGGTTACCACTGTGCCTTCCGGCGCTGCTCTGGCCGCGTGACACTCGGCTGTGGGTCTTCGGCGCCTGGCATGGTAGGCAGTACGCCGATAATGCGTGCCATCTCTACCGTCATGTGCGAGACCATGAGCCTGCACTGCGCGCGGTATGGCTGTCGCATGATGCCGGCGTGGTACGCCAGGCACGCCAGGAAGGTGGTGAGGCGGCCATGGCATACTCGCTCCAGGGTATCCTGCTTTCGCTGCGTGCCGGGCGGGTTCTCGTCACCCATTCGGCCGAGGATGTCAATTCCCACGCCTCATTAGGTGCAGAACTCGTCAACCTGACCCATGGGACCCCTCTCAAGTGCATGGGACGTGATGCACGTTCCCAACGGATTGGGCGGTTGACGGCTTTCTTTGATCGTCACCTCAAGCGGCTCCTCCCTGGCAAGCGACCGGCGAGTTGCGTACTGGTCGCTTCCGCGGTGGGGCGGGAACGCATGACCTCGGCCTATGGACTGGATCCGTCACGGGTGATCGCCTTGGGGTATCCCCGCTGGGATGCCTTTCATACCGATGCCAGGGCGCTGCTTTTACGTCATGGTATCGAGGCACGATCCCATGCGGGTATCTTGCTGTATGCACCGACCGTCCGGATGCAGGGACAGGGCACGCTAGACTTGGCACAGGAGGGGGGGTTGGCGGCATTGCAGGTCTGGCTCGAGCGGGAGCGACTGCTCCTCCTGGTACGTGGTCATGTCTCCCTGTGCATGAGGGGCCTCGATGAGCTGACGCAGGGCTCATCTTGTATCCGGGAGGTTCCGGTGGCTAGCTTCCCGGATGTGAATGCCTTGCTGCCGGCCGTCGATGTGCTGATCACCGACTACTCGAGTGTGATGTATGACTATGCCTGCCTGGAGCGACCGATCGTACTTATGGCACCGGACCTCGAGACCTACCTGAATCAGGATGTGGGCATCTACGGGAATTACGTCGACGACGCGCCTGGCCCTGTGATCACCCACTGGTCACAGTTGCCGGCGGCCTGGGCGGAGCTCCAAGCCGGCCTCCACGCCGGAAGGCTGAAGGCTTTTGTCGATCGGCATGCGGCGCTTTATGACAGCGAGGTATGCAGCCGAATCGTTGCATGCCTTGACGAACGGGATGCCCAGCCGTCATCCGAAGCGATCTGA